In Kogia breviceps isolate mKogBre1 chromosome 9, mKogBre1 haplotype 1, whole genome shotgun sequence, a single window of DNA contains:
- the LOC131762608 gene encoding large ribosomal subunit protein eL28-like: MSVHLQWMIMLNCSSFLIKRSKQTYSTEPNNRKACSSFRYNRCIHRRTVGVEPAADGKGVVVVMKRRSSQRKAATSYMRTTINKNAWATLSSIRHVIRKNKYHPGLRVAAIRQACSARSL; the protein is encoded by the coding sequence ATGTCAGTGCATCTGCAATGGATGATCATGCTGAACTGCTCCAGCTTCTTGATCAAGAGGAGCAAGCAGACGTATAGCACCGAGCCCAATAACCGGAAGGCCTGCAGCTCCTTCCGCTACAACAGGTGTATTCACCGCCGGACTGTGGGCGTGGAGCCGGCGGCAGACGGCAAAGGGGTCGTGGTGGTCATGAAGCGGAGATCCAGCCAGCGAAAGGCAGCCACTTCCTACATGCGGACCACCATCAACAAGAACGCCTGGGCCACCCTCAGCAGCATCCGGCACGTGATCCGAAAGAACAAGTACCACCCGGGTTTGCGCGTGGCCGCCATTCGGCAGGCCTGCTCAGCCAGAAGCCTGTGA